In Scyliorhinus canicula chromosome 8, sScyCan1.1, whole genome shotgun sequence, one DNA window encodes the following:
- the LOC119969899 gene encoding chromobox protein homolog 3-like: MTTVEDSFFAPISLVSTTKMGKKQGSKTKKSEDVQPEEYIVERVLDRRVVQGRVEYLLKWKGFTDADNTCELEGNLACPELIQEFLDSQKATKERTEGFKRKSVSENESEENKPGSAY, from the coding sequence ATGACCACGGTTGAAGATTCCTTTTTTGCTCCTATTAGCCTTGTTTCTACTACTAAAATGGGAAAGAAACAAGGTAGCAAGACGAAAAAGTCTGAGGATGTTCAGCCTGAAGAATATATTGTCGAAAGAGTGTTAGACAGACGGGTTGTACAAGGAAGGGTTGAGTACCTTCTGAAATGGAAAGGTTTCACAGATGCAGACAATACATGTGAGCTAGAGGGTAATTTAGCTTGCCCAGAGTTGATTCAGGAGTTTCTGGATTCCCAAAAGGCTACCAAGGAGCGTACTGAAGGATTCAAAAGAAAATCTGTCTCTGAAAATGAGAGTGAAGAAAACAAGccgggatctgcctactga